The following DNA comes from Sorex araneus isolate mSorAra2 chromosome 5, mSorAra2.pri, whole genome shotgun sequence.
TCCTAGAATGTAACTCTGCTGAGCATATCAAGTcccaggacccccagcccacGCCACATCCGATGACCCCGTCCAGTGCTCCGGCCCCCAGGTCTTCCACCCCTTCTCATGGCCCGACCACTGCCCCTGAGCCCGCAGCTGCGCAGAAGACCCCTGCCAAGGTGGTCTATGTGTTTTCTACTGAGATGGCCAACAAGTAAGTGTATGGTGTGTCTCCTTGGGTGTGGTTGGGTCCCTATGATGGTATGGCTCTGTGGGTGCAGGTGGGTGCCTGCGATGGTGTGGCTCCCTGGGTGCAGGTCTGGACACCTGCTCTCTTCTGCTGTGAAGGGGCCCTTTCTTGCCCACTTCAATGATCACCACCCAGAGTATTGAGTCCAGGACGAGAGTACAGAAACTcgggctccccctgccccaacccccagAGGCCACAGGCCACGttgctttcttgatttttttttttcccgagaATCTTGTTGTGCCTCTAGTTAGACACACAAGCTTTTAAAACCACGAGATGGGTGAAGGCACAGTGCACACGGATGGGGCACCTTGGTGGTCTAGCTCCGATGACCAAAGTTATCCGTGTCCATGTGAGAGTGAGGAGAGCATCGGGAGAGGAGCCTGTGGCACTCACAGGGTAACTGCTGCAGACATTTTTTTTGTAGAGTTGCTCCCAGTAGATGAGTGAATTGATGAAATTTGCTTTCTTGATCAGACCTATGGAAATGCCCTACATATTTCAGACTTTTCTTCCTCAGGGTGAGAGCTTTGGGCTGACCCTCAGGTGTTTCGAGAGCTCACATGCTGTCAGCCAGAGGTTGTGATGAGGCTTCTCTAAAACGCCCTCCACACGGACTGAGTTGAGGAAGAATATCTTGTTTTCTTTCAGGCGTGCTTAGGAACTTTGCTAACGGCTTGCTTTTGATTTTAGAAGCCTGATGGTAAATGATAGAACAAATAGCCTGTATCTCTTGGGTTTCCTCCCCATCCCATTTTCCTGGTGATTCTTTGCACTTGGCCTTTTTTCCGTTTTACATCTGGAGTTCAGGTGCTTTGGAATCATACTCAGCAGACTAGAACAAGCACATGTGTTCTCCCTCATGTCTCTGCAGAGCGGCAGAAGCTGTATTGAAGGGCCAGGTCGAAACTATCGTCTCTTTCCACATCCAGAACATCTCTGACAGCAAGACGGAGAGAAACACAGCCCCTGTGGTATGTGGCTAGCGACGGGGAACGGTATTCGGCGGCTTGGCAGTATCTATAAAGATGTGGGTAGGAACTTTCACTGATAGCGAAATCAGCTCAATGCCTGTAAGCTGTGTTCTGGACATTGAGCCTCATTCTGCAAGTGTGTCTTTGTTGTTTCCCAAGAGTGCTGGCAGAGAGATgaattatttgggggtggggggtacgtGGAGGTCGGAGGTCAGGAGGcacaaaatgaaaacagagtCACCAGCCATCTTAGGAGGTACTGCTTGTCACCATCTCTGGTGCTTCCATGAAGGcacaaggagggaaggaaggagttgAGAGGGTCAGCTCCCATCTCCCAACCTGaaatcctcctctttcttctccagtGCCTCCTTGGCACAGAGTTTGTGCCCAATAAACATGGACCCTGGCCAGCAAAACCACATACACAGTGGTATCAGAAGGGAAATGGCTGCCTCCATACTCCAGCCAGAAGCCTGGATGACCCTTGGCCCTGTAGAACCATCCAGGCTCCTTAGGGCTTATCCATCTCTCTGCAGACAGATGttcagagactgggggaagtatcaatagagagagaatgtgggtgCACGGGACTCCGTCTCTGAGTTCCCATGGCACGTGGTCCCAGCAAAGCTGcacaggtcagccctgtgcagaTGTGCACACAGGGCATCCTTCTCAAGGGTATCTGTGGCGGGCGGAGCCTTAGAGCCATGGAAACAGTCTGGGTTGGGGCATAGAATTGGAGCAAGTGGATGCTGAGCAGTGCtctctgattttttgtttttttgggtgtttttttgctttttgggtcacatccggcaatgcacaggggttacctcctggctttgcactcaggaattactcctggcggtgctcaggggaccatatgggatgctaggaattgaacccaggttggccgagtgcaaggcaaacgccctaccccctgtgctatctctccagcccctgagcagtgctctctGGGCCGTGCTAGTttagcagtgctgagggtctGGTCTAGGACCCCTGTGTTCTGCTCTGAAATACTGACTGCACCCGTAACACCCatcatgtgtgtgtgctttgccCAGCACTCAGTCTGGCATTGGTCCTTCATAAATTATTTCAGGCCAGTCCACCGCCAGCACCAAGGGCGGCGGTCTGCAGCCAGCTGGCAGAAACAGAGCGGGGGATGCCACAAGCTACATTGCCTCTGTCGTCCCACAAACGTGTCCTGCCTACACATACTCTCATGACAATCTGTGTACAAATTTTTTATCGAATATGAAGTTGGTGATCACAGACTGAAAACAGAAATGAGATCTCTCAATCCCTGGAAACTCAAGGATCGCCCCCACACCCCAGtccaccccaccctaccaccaccaccaccaccacacacacacacacacacacacacacacacacacacacactcatgcacaggAGCCCCACCCGGTGCCTGGGTGCCTGCTGTACAGTGTCCCTCACCCACAGAGACCTGTGATTGGCAGTGAGTCTGCCTGCCACTGGTTCTTTCAGGACCAACAGGAAGGGGTTAGGTGCAGCCTTCCACATAGAGAACTGAATCTCCCTGGGTCAGAAGTACACGGTAGGCATGTGGCACCACGCCTGCCTTCAAATGCATTCCCCCTAGTCCAGCTGCTCCCCTGGTTGCATATAGCATTGTGGAAACCTAGTGTTCTGCAGTGGGGGTGTCTGCCTGCCACCCAACAGAGAGGCATGGGAGGCAGAAGCCCAGCAGGTCCAGGTGCAGGGGTTTGTCCTTGAACTGAGATCTGTGAGCTGTGAACTGTGTCTCTGAGCTGTGTCTGAACCATGTCCGTGAACTGTGTCTGTGCCGTGACCATGAGTGTGTCTTTAAACTCCATCTGTGACCTGTGTCTATGATCTGTGTCTGTGAGCCGTGTCTGAGCCATGTGTAGGAATCATGTCTGTGAGCTGTGTCTGAGCCATATGTAGGAACCATGTTCGTGAGTTGTGCCTGTGAACTGTGTTCGTGAGCCATGTCTGTGAGCTGTGAAACATGTCATGAGCCATGTCTGTGAGCCCTGTCTGTGAACTGCTTCTGAGCCATGTCTGTGAGCAGTGTCTGTGAGCTGTGTCTGAGCCACATCTAGGAACTGTGTCTGTGTCATGCCCATGAGCCATGTCTGGGAGCCCTGTCTGAGCCATGTGTAGGAACCGTATTTGTGAACCGTGTCTGAGTGTTGTGTCGGTAAGCAGTGAGCTGTGACTTTGAGCGGTGTCTGAACCACATCTAGGAATTGTGTCTATGAGCTGTGTGTCTGTGAGCCGTGTGTAGGAACCGTGTCCATGGACCATGTCTGTAAGCCATGTGTGAGTCATATCTAGGATCTATGTCTGTGAACTGTGTCCATGAGCTGTATCTGTGAGCCATGTCCATGATCAGTGTCTGTGGGCTGTGTCTGAGCCACATGTAGGAACTGTGTGTGTGAACTGTATCCATGAGCTGTGTCCGTGAGCCATGTCTGAGCCATGTGTAGGAACAATATTTATGAACCGTGTCTGAGTGCCGTGTCTGTGAGCCATGTACTGTGAGCCATGTACTGTGAGCTGTGTCTGAGCCACATCTAGGAACTGTGTCCCCGAGCCGTGTCCATGAGCTGTAGCTATGGCAGTGTGTTCTGCGTGTGGGTTTCAGGACAGGGAATGGACCCTGTGACACTCCCTGTAGGGTTTCTGTCTGCTTATTCACTGGTGCTCTCTGAATCTCTTCTGTCTTCAGAACACTCAGTTGCCCACCCTCCGAAATGACCCGAAGCCTCTGCCGCAGCAGCCTCCAGCTCCAGCCAGCCAGGACCAGAACACCTCCCAGAACCCCAGGCTGCAGCCAGCACCGCCTGGGTCAGCCCcggcccccaagcccaccaccGCCCCACGTCCCCTCGACCAGGACAGCCCCGGGCTGGAAACCAAGCTCCTGCCAAGCTCGGGCAGCCCTGCcggccccacacccctgccccctgagAGCACGGGGCCCAGCTCGACCCCCAACAACCGTGCCGTGACCCCCGTCTCCCAGGGAAGCAGCAGCTCCTCAACAGACCCCAAAgcgcccccaccgccccctgtGCCCGGTGGGGAGCCCCCAACTCTGGGCGAGAACCCCGACGGGCTGTCTCAGGAGCAGCTGGAGCACCGGGAGCGCTCCCTGCAGACGCTCCGGGACATCCAGCGCATGCTGTTCCCTGACGAGAGGGAGTTCCCCGGGGGCCCAGGTGGGGGCCCCCCGCAGAACCCTGGCGCACTGGACGGCCCGCAGAAGAAAGTGGAAGGGCCCATACAGGCCATGATGGCGCAATCCCAAAGCCTTGGCAAGGGTCCCGGGCCCCGGACGGACGTGGGAGCCCCCTTTGGCCCCCAGGGACACAGGGACGTGCCCTTCTCTCCCGATGAGATGGTTCCACCGCCCATGAATGCCCAGCCCGGGCCCCTGGGGCCTGAACACCTGGATCACATGAGCCCCGAGCAGATGGCCTGGCTGAAGCTGCAGCAGGAGTTCTACGAGGAGAAGCGGAGGAAGCAGGAGCAAGTGGCGGCACAGCAGTCCTCTCTGCAGGACATGCTGGTCCACCCGCACGGGCCCCGGGGTGTGGTCCGTGGGCCGCCCCCGCCCTACCAGATGCCCCCTAATgagggctgggggcccgggggtgcgGAGGCCTTCACTGATGGGCTGGGCGTGCCACACACGCTGCCCCCCAGGGCCATGGCGCCCCACCCTGGCGTGGCCGGGAGCCAAATGCGTCTCCCCAGCTTTGCGGGAATGATCAACTCTGACATGGATGGGCCAGGAGTCCCCAACCCCGCGTCACGGCCGGGCCTTCCCGGAGTCAGCTGGCCCGACGACGTGCCCAAACTCCCGGACGCCCGTAACTTCCCGCCCGGTCCCGGCGTATTCAGCGGCCCCGGGCGAGGGGATCGTTTCCCCAACCCCCAGGGACTGTCGGAGGAGATGTTCCAGCAACAGCTGGCTGAGAAGCAGCTGGGCCTGCCCCCGGGCATGGGCCTGGAGGGTGCCCGGCCCGGCCTGGAGCTGAACAGGATGATGCCAGGAGCCCAGCGGCACCTGGAGCCCGGGAACAACCCTATTTTCCCGAGGGTCCCGGTGGAAggccctctgagcccctccaggggcGACTTCCCAAAGGGGATGCCCGCCCAGCTGGGCCCCGGGAGGGAGCTGGAGTTTGGGATGGTCCCCGGCGGGATGAAGGGAGACGTGACACTCAATGTGGGCCTGGGCGCCAACCCTCCCATGATACCTCAGAAGCTGCGCGAACCTGGCCCGGGTCCCGAGGAGATGCTGAAGCCACGCCCTGGCGGCCCCGAGCTGCTGCCCGCTCAGCAGAAGATGGTGCCCTTGCCCTTCGGGGAGCACCCGCAGCAGGAGTACGGCTTGGGCCCCCGGCCCTTCCTCCCCGTGTCTCAGGGGCCCGGTGGGGGCTTGCGGAGTCTCAGAGAGCCCGCGGGGCCTGACCAAAGGACTAACAGCCGGCTCAGCCACATGCCACCTCTACCTCTCAACGCCCCCAGCAGCGCCCCCAGCCTCGGCGCTGCGCCCCCCGGCCCACGCGGCCTGGGCCGCAAGCCCCTGGACATCTCCGTGGCCGGCAGCCAGGTGCACTCCCCAGGCCTCAATCCTCTGAAGTCGCCCACCATGCGCCAGGTGCAGTCGCCCATGCTGGGCTCCCCCTCGGGGAACCTCAAGTCCCCCCAGACTCCGTCACAGCTGGCGGGCATGCTGGCGGGCCCCGCTGCTGCTGCCTCCATCAAGTCCCCCCCGGTCTTGGGGTCCGCTGCTGCTTCGCCTGTGCACCTCAAGTCTCCGTCGCTCCCTGCCCCGTCCCCTGGATGGACCTCCTCTCCGAAGCCTCCCCTGCAGAGCCCCGGGGTCCCCCCGAACCACAAAGCGCCCCTCCCCATGGCCTCCCCAGCCATGCTAGCGAATGTGGAATCAGGTCAGTGTGGGCGCTGAGGCCGCATTCAACAGCTTTCAGGAAACTGTCGGCCCCGGTGGATGTGCTTGCCAGAGCAGGGGGCCTCTGCCAGGGAGGGCGGCTTGGTGGCAAAGGGCAAAGGCGGTACCCCATGGAGTGAGGCACTGGTGTGACCCAGCCCCGAGGGCAGGAGCATTGAAAGgagatggggggcaggggcgggtgcTGCGGGGAAACTGCAGGGGTGACCTGGGCTTGCCTTTCAGgcagccagccccagccccacctctggcACCAGCACTGAGGCAGGAAGTAGCTCCCAAGTGCTGTTGGGTGTGGCACAATGACACGACCCTTCTCTGCACATTTCCCTCTTCGTTCCCCCAAGCAGGAAGGGGAAATGGCACATACAAGTCACTTGATGGGATACTTGATGTGGGCAAAGAAAGGTTCTTACCAGAGTAAACAAGACTCCTTATATACCAGGCTCACACACTAGGGGGCAGTATCGAGATTCTGAGGGTGAGCCTTAGGAGAGGAATCTGAATAAGGGGTAGTTCTTGTGTGTGCTGACCAGTCCCTTTTCATGGGCTGCTGTGCTCACAGACCCACCACCCCATTCAGGGCATTTTCTGCCCGGGGGTGGCGCCCGCCTACAGCTGTGGTTTGTGAGTTGGATGAGCGGTGGTCAGCAGCAGGTGGCTTCTGGGGGCTTACTACCAGGCCTGTGCGAGCCTGAGCTTGAGAAAGACTTAGGGTCCTTCCAAGCTGAGTTGTGTCTGCAGGGTAGCCATTCACTAAAGCACTTTGATGGGGCTGCCCCGGAGACCACAGTAGTTCAGCTGTCTCGGTGGAGGAAATCAGTCAAAAtcgtgggcggggggagggagggcagagcacTATCACAGcagggtgggtgcttgccttgcacattgcctggccaggaggaatccctgagcaccaccagctatgacccagcccccctcactctccccccacccctgcctctccatACTGGCCAGCTTCGGGGCATCCTAAGACCTGGGTGGAATTCTGAGTTCTGACTGGCATGGGAAAGCCATGCATTTGTTTCACATCTTTGTGGAGAAATAGTTGTCAGTCTAGACTACATTTCACCTCCCCCTCTGCTGCTCCATCACCTCCTGAACCCACCACAGCCTCCCTGAGCGTACACAGAACTTGACTGGGAAGACTGATGTGTCATGTCCTAGGTCTCATTGTCTTCCTCTTATGTCTCCTTCCTGGCCTCGCCAGCTCATGAGCCTGGGCCCAGCGGCCTTCGAGAGGACTCTAATTCCCTGCCCGTTCTTGTATTTTTGCTCCCTTCTCCTAGgtggccctccccctcccaccgccagccagcctgcctctgtgaatCTCCCCGGAAGTCTTCCCTCCAGCACACCGTACTCCATGCCTCCCGAGCCAACCCTCTCCCAGAACCCGCTCTCGATTATGATGTCTCGGATGTCCAAGTTTGCGATGCCCAGTTCCACCCCATTGTACCACGATGCCATCAAGACCGTGGCCAGCTCCGATGACGACTCCCCTCCAGCGCGCTCCCCAAACTTGCCGTCTATGAATAACATGCCAGGTGAGCGGTTGCTAGCGCACGCTgggttgggggtggcggggggagaaACTACTCACGCTTTTCCTGGAGGGCCGAAGTGCTGGCTGTGGGTTCAGTGAGTTGGAAGAGGGCACCATCTGAGACATCTACAAGAGAACTATAGTGTCCCCTAGAGCCAAGCTGCTCcaaccgggggtggggggcagtgtcaCAGAGTACAGAGTTGTTGGCGCAGTTGTTGGCGGTGGGGTCACAAAACTTGGCAGCAGTGAAAGGTTTCCGGGCCCGAGACAACCAAAGCTTTGAATGCCGAACCTGAGCTATTTCTGCCAGCTCTCACTGCTTggtgtttctttttcctctttttttctggtGAAAACAGGGTTGCAGATGAAGGGAACCCTGAGCTAGAGGAACACAGGAGTGAAACTTTTTTATTAAGTTGATTCAGTATTTGAGAAGAAACAGGTTCCCTTGTAGCTCACAGACGTGCCATGGGCCTGCATGTGGGGTCTGGATCTCCCAGAGCGGTGCTCCATTTTGCTgatggggaggagagtgggggtcTTTAGTGTCTCATGGGAGGGGCACCTCAGCCCACAAGCCACCGCAGGACTCTGGCCAGCAGGAAGCCTGTTTGCTAGGGAAATGCTTTCTCCAGTGTTTTCTcgccttctttctcctctgctctcTTGTTCCTGCCTCCCCAACCCATCCCAGCTCCCTCACTTGAGGTTCCTCTCTGAGAGAAGCAGTTTGAGGTGGAGAAAGTGTGTGGCCAAAAGGTGCGCCCAGTGTTCTGTGCAAGTTCCGGTTTGCTTTCCCTGCCAatggcagcagtgctcaggcgccccctcccctggcccagTGTTGCTCCGTGAGACCAGGTGCCGACATAACCCACCACAGCACTTTCCATTCCTATCGGCAGCTTCTGCCACGTCTCAAGAAGCTGGAATTTGACACGCTCATTCGGGGATGAGTGGGGATCCTGGCCAGATATCCCTTGGGACAGTCTCGCTTTGTTGCTTCAGTTCTTGGTCTTTATGACTTTGAGGTTAATACTCTTCTCCCAGAGAACCACTTCCAAGCCTCCCAGGCAGGAGGCTGCCCTCATTCAAGTGTTTATTGACTTGTCACTCCACGTTGGAGACTCCCCTGTCTTCTGTTACACTTCTGTCCAACAGCTCAAGATTGTGCAGTAGGTCACCAGCCATATACCCCAGGGTGTTGTATAACCTTATCTAAAACAGGGGTTGAGTGTTTCTATATGTTTTTCTCAGCATAGTGTCGGGCACATTTGATGCACCTTTGTttggtggggctggggcaggtgatGTGGAGTCTTGTAGGGTATTTTTCTCCAAGTTTCTTTTGGCTGATTCTTTTGATATCTTCATTTTTCTAGGAATGGGCATTAATACACAGAATCCTCGAATTTCAGGTCCAAACCCTGTGGTTCCGATGCCGACCCTCAGCCCGATGGGAATGACGCAGCCGCTGTCTCACTCCAACCAGATGCCCTCCCCGAATGCCATGGCCCCCAACATCCCCCCTCACGGGGTCCCCATGGGGCCAGGCCTGATGTCACACAACCCAATCATGGGGCACGGGTCCCAGGAGCCCCCGATGGTCCCTCAAGGACGGATGGCATTCCCCCAGGGCTTCCCCCCGGTGCAGTCTCCACCTCAGCAGGTGCCCTTCCCCCACAATGGCCCCAGCGGCGGCCAGGGCAACTTTGCGGGAGCCGTAGCTTTCCCTGGAGAAGGCCCCCTTGGTCGCCCTGGCACCCTGCCCCAGAGCTCGGCCGATGCAGCACTTTGCAAGCCTGGAGGCCCGGGGGGCCCCGACCCCTTCACTGTCCTGGGGAACAGCATGCCTTCCGTGTTCACAGACCCAGATCTGCAGGAGGTCATCAGGCCTGGAGCCACGGGCATACCTGAGTTCGACCTGTCTCGCATTATCCCGTCCGAGAAGCCCAGCCAGACACTGCAATATTTCCCACGAGGGGACGTACCCGGCCGCAAACAGCCACAGGCGCCAGGGCCTGGCTTTCCGCATATGCAGGGGATGATGGGGGAACAGGCCCCCAGAATGGGGCTGGCATTGCCTGGCATGGGGGGCCCTGGGCCAGTGGCTACCCCGGACATCCCTCTCGGTACAGCTCCGTCCATGCCCGGTCACAACCCCATGCGGCCGCCGGCCTTCCTCCAGCAGGGCATGATGGGCCCCCACCACCGGATGATGTCACCAGCACAATCCACCATGCCCGGCCAGCCCGGCCTGATGAGCAACCCCGCTGCACCCGTGGGCATGATCCCTGGCAAAGACCGGGGTCCGGCTGGGCTCTACAGCCACCCCGGGCCCGTGGGCTCCCCGGGCATGATGATGTCCGTGCAGGGCATGATGGGCCCCCAACAGAACATCATGATCCCCCCGCAGATGCGGCCCCGGGGCATGGCGGCTGACGTGGGCATGGGCGCCTTTAGCCAAGGACCTGGCAATCCAGGGAACATGATGTTTTAAGCTGCTACGGTCGGATGCGCCGGTCCTTGTGGAGACGAGATTGCGGGCCCCAAGCTGTGTCGAGGGCGTcccaagagcactgctgggtccccccccccccgcaggaggAGCAAGACCGGGgactgcggggggagggggcactcaaGAATGTATGGGTCTGCGGGAACAAACGATTCAGTTCATCACGAGgcgtgtttttttttaagatttattttctaaagattATTTTTGTGAACTTGGGTATCCCGCGATGGcacctgctttgggggccaccACGCGTCGTGCTGCGCGTTCTCTGTCCGTTTGCGTCTTTGGACTGGCCTCTCGCAGGATTCTTGGCCAGTTTcgtcttccccccccccttgcTTTGGgctttatttttgtgtgtacTGTACTATATTGTAAAAGGGATTTTAGCCGAGACGTTAGGCTTTGGGACAGGAGGAGAACAGGAATGCCGGGCTGTTTACTTTTAGGTGGAGAATCCATCTTCAGACCTTTGGACTATTTTCTTTTCGACTCCAGTGTATAGAAAAACCAAACTACAACCTCAGAGCAGAGTATTAatgaaaagcacaaaaaaaaaaaaatcctgaaaaaaaaaaaggaactaagttcagagaaggcttggggtggggggaccttTCTTTTGGAAAATGATGAACTTAGGACGTTTGTTTTCAATTCGACTGTCTGTCTCGCCcagtctcctgcctctgcacatcTGTCCTCCGccagcccctctccttccttGCCCCTTGGTGTGGgctcctcccccccaaccccccccaccgtCCCGtgacccagccctgctcccagttTTCCCTTCGGCAGCTGCAATACACGGTGTTCTTTGGGGGAAATCAAGCcttggcgtcaccttccccaccGGGCCTCCCCGGCCTCAGGAGAGAGATGGTCTGTCCTTGGCTGGTCCATGACCCCCTTCACCCCCTTTTCTTCCCAGCTCACCTTCCCCAGCCCACCTagttttttctctccttttcttcagaATTcccaagtgaattttttttttttaatgtgggagtGGAACAGATGCTAAAAGCTATccagggttttggttttggttttcgaTTTTAATTTTGTGGTTCTGGCCCTCCCccgctcctcccctctccccctccatcccATGCGTAAAACGTTCTGTGTATCCTCCATTAAATTTGGTACAAAACCACTCACCAGAGCTGTGgtgtcagaaaaataaaatatattgtttcttacAAAAATGAGCTGCCTCTTCCTGTGGGTTTCTGTCATTTTAATccagggtgttgtggtttgcgggAAGTGGGGGATAAAGGGGGGCGATGCTGGTAGAACAGCGCCTGTATACCGAAGCTGATGGAGGAGAGAAGCGGGTGAAGCGTGTCAGGCTTGCTCCTGTGGCCCATCTCGGCCACCACAACATCCTTGCTCCTGAGCTTTTCTGGCCTCCCACCCCCTTGTCACTCTGGGACCCCTAGAAATCAACCTGCTCTAACATCTGGGTGCTGGCATGCACCAGCAGTGACTCATGCTTGGCTGTGGCTTAATTAGAACCAAATAGCAACATCATCTGCCTGATGAAAGCTGCCTCCACCCCGTGGGTCGCAGGGGAAGCACATCTCCCACTCTGCAAAGAGCAAGCCTGGTCCTGTTGCTGAACTTGGCCTCTACCAGCCATCCACAGTCTACATGAGGAAACGCTCTGGAGCCAATTCAATGGGGTGGAGGAGTGGGGAAGAGCAAAGGCAGGTTCCAGTCACCTGGAGAAGTTAGAGAACCTCACTGGACTGTAGGTGAAGCCTAATTAACCTTCTAGGCCTGGGTCTACACCTCAGCAGCCCACCTCCTGCACAGCTCGGTCCCACAGCTGTCACAGCTCAGTCCCCGCAGGTCAGTCCCCACAGCTCAGTCccctcagctcagtgctcacagCTCAGTCCCCTCAGTTCAGTCCCTGCAGCTCAGTCCCCTCAGCTTAGTCCCCTCAGCTCAGTCCCCACAGTTCAGCCCCTCAGCTCAGTCCCCTCAGCTCAGTCCCCTCAGCTCAGTCCCCACAGTTCAGTCCCCATAGCTCAACATTTCCTGGATGGAGGGCAGGGTGGGTGTTCAAACAGGGTATGGGAACAGGAGAGATCAGCTGGAGCCTAGATGGGGTGTGCAGGAAGAAATGCACccagagagagttggagagagagagcacagcagggatgtcgctttttttgcatgcagccaacccaggtttgacccctagcaccgcATAAGGTACCCGAgtaccaggagtgagtgatccctgagagaagagTCAGGACACACCACAAACATCAGATTGGGGACTGGgatagtagtacagcaggcagggagcttgccttgcgcacagctgaccaggttcaattcccagtatcccatatggtcgtctgagccccaccagagatAATCCCTGATCAGAGTcagtagaaaacaaaaacaaaaaacatcaacTTCTATCACATTTCCCTTGCTTCTTGAATGACCTGAGCATTTTTAAGACTTTCTTTTCTCTAATCCAGAATGGTCTCTTTTATTTAGTCACAAGTCcttatctttgtttgtttgtttgtttttgagccaaaccaggggtgctcagggattactcctggctttgctctcaggaattactcctggcagtgcttggggaatcatatgggatgctaaggatggaacccaggactgcagcatgcaaggcaagcgccctacccactatactatcgatccagtcccaCAGAGCCTTATCTTTAAGAAAATTCATGAAATCTGAACTTGAGAACATGATGGTTAGATTTTAATGACACATTTATGACCTGCTGTGTATAAAGTACAGCCAGTCTGTACTCAAAGCGTTTCTGCCCGAGGGAGTTTAATAATAAGCTTAgtgaaaaggacagagagaaggtTGGAATTCCTGTAAGCCAGAAATGCCATTCCCATTCCTCACTATTTCTTTCAGCTCCTTATGGGGGTCACTGGAACCTCAGTCTGTCTAGAGGTGGCTGCACACCTGACACCAGCTTTTGGACTCTGCCCTGAGCCAACACTGATATCAGAAATGCTGAGGGGAAGAAGAGTAAAGAGAAGGTGAagactgttcacaacagccagaatttggaaacaactca
Coding sequences within:
- the BCL9 gene encoding B-cell CLL/lymphoma 9 protein isoform X5; protein product: MHPSNPKVRSSPSGNTQSPKSKQEVMVRPPTVMSPSGNPQLDSKFSNQECNSAEHIKSQDPQPTPHPMTPSSAPAPRSSTPSHGPTTAPEPAAAQKTPAKVVYVFSTEMANKAAEAVLKGQVETIVSFHIQNISDSKTERNTAPVNTQLPTLRNDPKPLPQQPPAPASQDQNTSQNPRLQPAPPGSAPAPKPTTAPRPLDQDSPGLETKLLPSSGSPAGPTPLPPESTGPSSTPNNRAVTPVSQGSSSSSTDPKAPPPPPVPGGEPPTLGENPDGLSQEQLEHRERSLQTLRDIQRMLFPDEREFPGGPGGGPPQNPGALDGPQKKVEGPIQAMMAQSQSLGKGPGPRTDVGAPFGPQGHRDVPFSPDEMVPPPMNAQPGPLGPEHLDHMSPEQMAWLKLQQEFYEEKRRKQEQVAAQQSSLQDMLVHPHGPRGVVRGPPPPYQMPPNEGWGPGGAEAFTDGLGVPHTLPPRAMAPHPGVAGSQMRLPSFAGMINSDMDGPGVPNPASRPGLPGVSWPDDVPKLPDARNFPPGPGVFSGPGRGDRFPNPQGLSEEMFQQQLAEKQLGLPPGMGLEGARPGLELNRMMPGAQRHLEPGNNPIFPRVPVEGPLSPSRGDFPKGMPAQLGPGRELEFGMVPGGMKGDVTLNVGLGANPPMIPQKLREPGPGPEEMLKPRPGGPELLPAQQKMVPLPFGEHPQQEYGLGPRPFLPVSQGPGGGLRSLREPAGPDQRTNSRLSHMPPLPLNAPSSAPSLGAAPPGPRGLGRKPLDISVAGSQVHSPGLNPLKSPTMRQVQSPMLGSPSGNLKSPQTPSQLAGMLAGPAAAASIKSPPVLGSAAASPVHLKSPSLPAPSPGWTSSPKPPLQSPGVPPNHKAPLPMASPAMLANVESGGPPPPTASQPASVNLPGSLPSSTPYSMPPEPTLSQNPLSIMMSRMSKFAMPSSTPLYHDAIKTVASSDDDSPPARSPNLPSMNNMPGMGINTQNPRISGPNPVVPMPTLSPMGMTQPLSHSNQMPSPNAMAPNIPPHGVPMGPGLMSHNPIMGHGSQEPPMVPQGRMAFPQGFPPVQSPPQQVPFPHNGPSGGQGNFAGAVAFPGEGPLGRPGTLPQSSADAALCKPGGPGGPDPFTVLGNSMPSVFTDPDLQEVIRPGATGIPEFDLSRIIPSEKPSQTLQYFPRGDVPGRKQPQAPGPGFPHMQGMMGEQAPRMGLALPGMGGPGPVATPDIPLGTAPSMPGHNPMRPPAFLQQGMMGPHHRMMSPAQSTMPGQPGLMSNPAAPVGMIPGKDRGPAGLYSHPGPVGSPGMMMSVQGMMGPQQNIMIPPQMRPRGMAADVGMGAFSQGPGNPGNMMF